In SAR324 cluster bacterium, the genomic window TGGAAGTGACGACTCACTGGGAAGATATTTCAGATTTACAGAGGAATTATCCGAATCTACAGGTTCGAGAGGGTGTTCGCTGGATTGAACAAGGAAAGCTGTTCACTGCGGCAGGGATCTCCGCTGGGATAGATCTGAGCTTGGAGTTAGTCTCCAAATTCGCTGGAGAGAAGTTAGCAGAGCGAACTGCCCAGCAGATGGAATATGCTTGGGGTCGGCCTGGAACTTAAGCAGTTAGTGAAGCTGTATTTGTGATCATGCGGACTTGATCAAAGAAAGTCGCAGTGAGATTGAGTCATTGTCTTCTTTTTCATGATCTCCATCATCTCCTCAGGAGTCAGTTTCGCTTTGAGTTCTTCAAAACACTGCTGATCCTTAGCGTAGGCGGGCTTAGATTTATCGATGGGATTGAATGTGATGAAGCCCG contains:
- a CDS encoding glutamine amidotransferase; its protein translation is EVTTHWEDISDLQRNYPNLQVREGVRWIEQGKLFTAAGISAGIDLSLELVSKFAGEKLAERTAQQMEYAWGRPGT